The Desulfobaccales bacterium genome contains the following window.
AGTCATAGCCGAAACCAAGGAGGAGAACATGGCCATTAGAGATGATGTGCTCAAGGAAGCGGAGCGGATGCGGCCCCTGTTTGAGTGGGCCGGGAACGAGTGGGGTTTTGCGCCAGCCTTGCTGGCCGCGCTAGCCGTACGAGAGTCTGCCTGCGGCCTGGCCCTGGACGCTGATGGGCTGGGCGACAACGGCCACGGCCACGGCATCATGCAGGTGGATGATCGTTCCTTCGGCGGGCTCTTCGATAGCCGCTACCCGCGCTTTTGGACCGACCCGATGTGGAGCATTGCTACCGGTGCGGCCATCCTGGACGCTAAATGGCGGTACCTCCAGAAGCATACCTCGCTGACTGACCGGGAGTTGACCTGGGCCGCAGTGGCTGCCTACAACTGTGGGGAGGGAAACGTCAGTAAGGTCGCGGCGCAGTTGGCCCAGCATCATGTCGAGGACGATGAGTTCTGGCAGATTGCGGATACCTATACGGCTAACCACGACTACGCCCGGCAGGTATGGCGGGATACCCACGAGTTTGTTAAGCAAGGTTGGAGTGAGGGCGCTGCCGAACCGGCGGCTGCAACCCCAGGGCAGCCTGCGCAGCCGAGCGCCCCTCCACAACCGGCGGTACAGCCTCCCCCAGCTCCGCAACCCTCAGTGCAGCCGGTTGAGGCTCAACCGCAGACCTATGCCGTCCAACCGGGCGATAGCTTGTCCCTGATCAGCAAAAAATTTTACGGTGACCCTGACCTCTACCAGAAGTTGGCTTATTACAACGGCATTTGCGATCCCGATGTCATCCAGGTAGGTCAGCTCCTGGAAATCCCTTCTAAAAGCGAACTCTTGGGCGAAAGCGTGGCAGCCCCACCCGCTGAAGTGACTCCTTCCGGCCCCGGGGTTGAAATAATCACGCCAGTAGGATTAACCCCGCCAAACGGCCTGAATGAGATTTTTGCCACCTTCGGGGACATACGCCACTATATTAACGGAGATGGCACTCTTAATCCTGCCTGGGAAACCGAAGCTTTAGGGCGGGCCGTACTGCCTTTCGCCATCCCCCTCTCCTGGGACCTGGGCACTAAGGTTTCGAGGATTCAGTGCCATAAAAAACTGGTGGATATCTTTCCCGAGGTCTTAGCCGCCATCGAAAAAGCGGGGTTGAAGAACCGGATCAAAAATTATGGGGGCTGTTATAATTACCGCAGCAAACGGTCGGGCGGCAAACTGTCCACCCACAGCTGGGGTATTGCCATCGATCTCAACCCCTTGACCAATCCCATGGGCGTTCCCGGCGATATGAGCCCCGACATTGTGGCCATTTTCCGTAAATTTGGTTTCAAGTGGGGCGGGGATTGGCCCGGCAGGAATCAGGACCCCATGCATTTTCAATTCTGCACCGGCTATTAATGGCGAACGCTGAGGGACTAGTCCCTTGATCTTACCACGGTGAAGAGAAACTCCGCTTCGGCGGCCTGAAATGACCGGAGCATCGCAACCCGGGAACCGCCCACCATGCTGAAACTCACCTGGCGCAATACCATCCGGCACCCTTTGCGGGCCGCGCTCACCATCTGCGGCCTGGCCGTGGCGGTGCTGGCTTTTTGTATACTGCGCACCGTGGTGGGCGCCTGGTACGCCGGGGTGGACGCTTCCTCCCCGGTGCGTTTGGTCACCCGGAACGCCGTATCCCTTATGTTTCCCCTGCCCCTGGCCTATCTCCCCAAGATCCAGGCCGTGCCCGGCATCACCCGGATGGCCTATGCCTACTGGTTTGAAGGCATCTATATCGACAAGAAACACTTTTTCCCCCAGTTCGCGGCGTCGCTGCCCGGATACCTGGACGCCTACCCGGAATATCTCCTGCCCGAGCACCAGAAACTGGCCTTGGTCCAGGACCGGCGCGGGGCCGTGGCCGGCCGCAAGCTGGCGGCCCGCTTCGGCTGGCGGGTGGGGGATGCCATCGTCCTGAAGGGCACGTATTTCCCGGGGGAATACCGGCTGGTGCTCCGGGGCATCTATAAGGGGCAATACCCCAACACGGATGAGACCCCGCTGTTTTTTCACTGGGATTACCTCAATGAAACCTTGAAGAAAATTGCCCCGGATATGGCCGATAAAGTGGGCTGGTATCTGGTCCAGGTGGCCCGCCCGGAGTTGGCCGTGCCGGTGTCGGTGCAGATCGACGCCGCGTTCAAGAACTCCCTGGCCGAGACCCTGACGGAGACCGAAGCTGCCTTCAATTTAGGCTTTGTGGAGATGAGCTCTGCCATCCTGGTGGCCATCCAGGTAGTCTCCTGGGTAGTCATTGGGGTGATTTTAGGGGTCCTGGCCAACACCATGGCCATGAACGCCCGGGAGCGGCTCGGGGAGTACGCCGCGCTGAAGACCATGGGCTTCAAGGCCCACCACCTGGCGGGTCTCATTATGGGGGAATCGCTTATGCTCTCCCTGGTGGGGGGGCTCCTGGGCCTGGCCTTGAGCTTTCCCGCCACGAGAGCATTTCCGCCGGAGGTGGTCCAGTATTTTCCGGGCCTGGAGGTGAGCCGTATGACCATGCTGATCGGGATGGCGGTCGCCCTGGCGGTGGGGGTGCTGGCCGGGATCATCCCGGCCTGGCAAGCCACCCGGGTTAAGATCGCCACGGCGCTGCGCAAGGTGGGGTGAGGCTTTCGATTAAATTTTAATTGGAATATGGCAGGTTAACGCCTGGTCGCATATCGAGGGGATGGTCTTGAAGTAGCGCCATAAATATATTAATATCTTTACACAAAAGAGGGGGTTTTCTCATATTCTTCTTCTGAGAGAGCAATAAATATTTTATTAACTCACCGTTAATCTGTCATAGTGTTGAGTTATGGATGGAAAGAAAATTTTGATCGCCGATGATGAAATGTCGGTACGTCTTTTATTCAGTGAGTTGTTAACGGAAGAGGGATATGAAGTATACCTAGCAGCTAATGGTAGAGAAGCCCTTGAAATCTATACTAAAATAGATATAGACTTAGTTATCCTGGATATAGCGATGCCAGAAATGAATGGGATTGAGGCCTTGCGCAGAATGGTTGAAATAAATAATGGTATCCCGATTATATTCAATACCGCTTACGAGGAGTATAGACAAAGTTTTGCTACTTGGGGGGCTAGTGATTATTTAGTAAAAGCATCTGACCTTGGGGAGATTATGGAATGTATAAAGAGGCATTTACGCGAATAGTAATAGATGTGGAATTGGGTATTTATACTAAAGTTCAATAAGATCATTTGCTCAAGCATCTTACCTAGTATATAAGCTCGCATAAGGCTGTTATGGATAATAAATCTAAGAAAATTCTGGTTGCCGATGATGAAAGTTCCATGCATCTTTTATTAGGTGAGGAATTAAAAGAACAAGGATATGAAGTATTCTATGCATTCAATGGGAGAGAAGCTATGGGAATTTTCAAA
Protein-coding sequences here:
- a CDS encoding M15 family metallopeptidase yields the protein MAIRDDVLKEAERMRPLFEWAGNEWGFAPALLAALAVRESACGLALDADGLGDNGHGHGIMQVDDRSFGGLFDSRYPRFWTDPMWSIATGAAILDAKWRYLQKHTSLTDRELTWAAVAAYNCGEGNVSKVAAQLAQHHVEDDEFWQIADTYTANHDYARQVWRDTHEFVKQGWSEGAAEPAAATPGQPAQPSAPPQPAVQPPPAPQPSVQPVEAQPQTYAVQPGDSLSLISKKFYGDPDLYQKLAYYNGICDPDVIQVGQLLEIPSKSELLGESVAAPPAEVTPSGPGVEIITPVGLTPPNGLNEIFATFGDIRHYINGDGTLNPAWETEALGRAVLPFAIPLSWDLGTKVSRIQCHKKLVDIFPEVLAAIEKAGLKNRIKNYGGCYNYRSKRSGGKLSTHSWGIAIDLNPLTNPMGVPGDMSPDIVAIFRKFGFKWGGDWPGRNQDPMHFQFCTGY
- a CDS encoding ABC transporter permease, with amino-acid sequence MLKLTWRNTIRHPLRAALTICGLAVAVLAFCILRTVVGAWYAGVDASSPVRLVTRNAVSLMFPLPLAYLPKIQAVPGITRMAYAYWFEGIYIDKKHFFPQFAASLPGYLDAYPEYLLPEHQKLALVQDRRGAVAGRKLAARFGWRVGDAIVLKGTYFPGEYRLVLRGIYKGQYPNTDETPLFFHWDYLNETLKKIAPDMADKVGWYLVQVARPELAVPVSVQIDAAFKNSLAETLTETEAAFNLGFVEMSSAILVAIQVVSWVVIGVILGVLANTMAMNARERLGEYAALKTMGFKAHHLAGLIMGESLMLSLVGGLLGLALSFPATRAFPPEVVQYFPGLEVSRMTMLIGMAVALAVGVLAGIIPAWQATRVKIATALRKVG
- a CDS encoding response regulator; the protein is MDGKKILIADDEMSVRLLFSELLTEEGYEVYLAANGREALEIYTKIDIDLVILDIAMPEMNGIEALRRMVEINNGIPIIFNTAYEEYRQSFATWGASDYLVKASDLGEIMECIKRHLRE